AATTTATTGTAATTGTTTCTCGTAAAAAAGCAGAAACCATTCTAGCTGAAGAAATAAAAGAAAAGTTACAAGAAGGCGCGGTATTAAAAGGTACCATGAGCGGGTACAACGTAAACAATAATACGTTATTTATTAATATAGGAGGTATCGACGCTTTTTGTTATTTGGAGGATTGGGACTACGTTCGAATTCCTGATATTAGAGATGCAGGTACCATTGGAGAACCTGTAACAGTTATGGTAAAAAAGGTTCTTCAGGATCCATTCATTATCCGTGTATCTAGGAAAGATGCCATGAAAGATCCTTGGGAGAACGCATCCGTAGATTATAAAGAGGGTACATCAGTTTTAGGCGTCATTTCAAATGTAGATGCTAAATATGGTATCTTTGTAAAACTTAAAAGAGGGGTTATTATTCTAGCTACCATTCCTAATAAATCGGGGTTACCAAAACCTTTGCCTGGTCAAACCGTAAGTGGGGTAATAAAAACGATTAATGAGCAAGAGAGAAGAGGAAAAATGATCATAACAGGGTATCCACATGGGGTAGTAAAAAGAGCAAACCCTGGCTCCTACTTATATGAATAATATGGTTCACTCTCTCCCACAGATAAAGACATTCAGGGATACTAGTGGAAAGATCCCGTTTTGGGATGATCCTAGTGTTACGGGCGGTATTGATCGACCGGCAAATTATCAACCTAGAACCGATATGATGGCGATTGTATCAGACTTTTATCACGGGCGTTTTTTGGAAGAGGACGAATTAATTCTTACCCTCATTCGGGATTCTGTTGTGATAAATGAGAATCAGCTCAGGCGACTTTTGAAGGGGAAGCTTACTTCATCTCGAATCTCCACCAGGATTCGGTATATGTCTGTTTTCGGTGTAACAGATCAATGGAAATTACGCAGCAGACAAGAAGATGCCTCCTTACCACCGGCCCCATGGAGTGTCGGAATAGCTGGATTCCTTTATCTTAAACATAGGTATCCCGACTTTGTGTTCCATCCAGCTCGTTTACTTGAATTAGGAACAAAAGCACTTCAACGATACATAGCATTAAACGAGTTACGTACACAAATGTACGAATATCAGGTGCTTAGGGGATGGAAGTGGCATGGTGTGATTGATAGTAACCCCAAATTAGGAAAACCTCTTGCGATTGGTGAAATCAAAGGCCCCAAAGGTAATATTTTACTTGTTACGGAACGACTACAACAAAGTCAAAATTATATGGAGCATATATCGTCTAGGCTTAGGAATTGGAATACTGTTTTTGTTGAAAATAACAATGCGTTACCTATTATGGATTTTGATAGGCTGCCAGCAGTTGTTCTCCTGTCTGTTTCAACCATTTCTTTTGCACAAGAGGTTGCTAGTAGACTTCATATAGATGGGTTAAAGTTACCTGTTTGGTTCATTATTGATGAATTACTATTTACGAAAGAGCTACCTCAAGCAATCTTAGGGTTAAAGGAAGAGACATTACATCCGATTGGTCTAAATTGGCTAGTAAAACGCGAGACATAGACCTTTCCTTTATTACCTCATTCCAAACTATGAAGAAGGGAGGAATGAGGTTTTTTACTATAATAAACAACTGGAGGATTTACTTTGGAATCATTGACTTGGTTGGATCAATTGGAACCCTCGAACGAGGCAGAATGGTTAGTGCTAGCCAGAAAGAAATTAGGTTTAACACAAGGTGAGTTATCGATTAAAACAAAATATAGTGCCATCACTATTTCTAAAATTGAGAATGGAAAATCAAGTATGACTCCTTATTTTAAGCAGCAAATGTCAGTTCTATTAAAAGAAAAAGAAGTAATATAGCGAAAATGAAGAGAAAGTTACCATTAAAAGCTGTAATTGGAGTCAAATTAGAAAGTCATAGGACAAAATTTGTTGAAATGTATGGAAGATTTAGTGAAATAGTAATAGAAGAAGCATCCTATGAAGGTTTTATAGAGGCTTTTCGTAACTCTGATAAAGACATTGATCTATTTTATGTAGCAGAGGATATTTTTTACCCTTTTTTTGAAGGCAAGAAAGAAGAAGTTAGAGATTACTTTCGAAAAACAATAATAGAAATCAATAAGAAATTCCCACATTCGCTTATCCATATACATATACACAACGATAGTATAGGATCATATCCAGAATTGTTCGAGCTGGGGACTGTATTTGAAAGCCATTTTAGAAATAAAAGCACTCTTCATGATCAGCAAATCATAGATCGACTGCAGCGCGTATTTCATATACCACTGGAAGAATTTCAGAAGAAAAAATCTAAAAAGGAAATATACAATAAAAATATCGATTTTTTTCAACAAACCAATACTGGTCATTATGATAAAATGCCTAATGAGCAAATTGAGTTACTATCCTGTGCTGATGAACGGGTAAGAACAGAAAATGAACAAACGTTCATTCCTGTACAAGTTGATGAGAAACAACAGCCTAAAGAAAATAATCATGAAAATGATGAGCGGCCTATCAAAAAAGTAAATGTCTATGATGATCTGGAGCAGGAAAAAAAGGAGAGTATTAAGCAACTGATTCAATATGCTGTTGCAGCACAAGAAAGCCATGTTCGAAGGAAACAGTCATTGATAAGTACGATCCATCATAAAACCATAGCAGTCGTGAGCCTTTATAATCGGGCAGGGTCCTCATTTGTGGTTAACAACTTAGCTATTGCATTGGGACAATTTGATCTACCCGTGGGTGTGTTAGAAGGAATTCAACCAATGCCTAAACTCTATACTTTTCTTGGTGGTAAGGAAAAAGAACCACCTTTCTGGAAGTGTTGGTATCATGAAGTTAAAAGTACGAGAAAAGTATGTAAGTATTTGGACCGAGAGTATATCCTTCCTCTTATCCACAAAGATATAAATTGGTTTTTTGAGAATGTAAATTGGATTCCATTCATTCCTCTATCCGATAATAAAGAGTATGCTCTTGGTGTTGCCGAATCTTTAACTCTATACTATACGGCTGATGAGTTGCCCTTGTTATTCGTTGACCTCTCTCATGACTTAGATTCTGGGTTTTCTAAACTTGTTCTAGAGGAAGCTGACGAGGTATGGATTGTGCTCGAACCAGACTTAATTCAGTTAGGATTTATGGGTGAAAGACTGAAGCAGATTTCTAAATTAGCCAAGACAAATAACCTATTTACGAATATCAATAAAAGTCATCCTTACATAGAACTAAAGAATTTAAAACATCAATTACAAAAGTTTGAGCAATACCTTGATCCAGAACCACTTTCTATCATCCCGTTTTCAGTGGAGTTTTTAAAAGGCGGTAATCCTTTTTCATATCTAGATAAAACTACAAAAGAAATTCTAATTAAATCGTTACTTCCTTTAATTAAAAGGATGGGAAAAGAACAGGATGGAGATAAATATGAGGGAAAAAGAAAAGAAAACTCTTTTTAATAGGTTTAGAAGCCGACTATAATAGGGCCTCTGGGGAGTATTAGGTGTCAACTTCGTGCTAATCGAAACACTCCGATGGCAGGCTTTACATCCCATAGTGCGACCAGTTAATAAGGTGTATGTAGAGTTTGAAAGTTATTGGTTGTTGATTATACATCATTATTTTTTACTTGAAGTAGGAAGGCAGAAAGTAAAAGGAGGTTAAGAAATAATATAGTCAAATGAATAACTTTACTCATTTTTAGACTATCTTATTTCGCAAATAGCGAAGTGTGTATTTACAAGCTTAGACTTATATAGTATTCTATAAATGCAGCAAAGCGTTGATAGATTGATAATCTCAACGGGTCATCATCCCACCAACTGGAGTGTACATTACACTCGAGGAATACGATAATGGTATTCTACGTTTTAAGGGCCGCATGTAGTTCGACCACCAACATGTAGCGCCGCAACGTGTGCCGGGAGAGGCACACGTTCAAAAATAAATTAGGTAGGTGCCCAGCATGCACCATCTTCTTCTCGGGAGGGGACTAAGCAAAAAAAACCTCTTAGTTCCAGAAGGAGACTATTTATGAAGAAAAAATTGCTGACCTTGCTGGGCATTCCTACAGTATCCAGAAATGCTAAAAAAACTCGGAAAAAAAGCCGTATGCAATGGAGACGAAAAATCTTTCGTTTATCGTTTAAAAGTCTAGAGGTTCTATCCCTCATACTAAGAATTGCACACATTATTTTTGAGTTTCTAAAGAAGTAAATAGGATGCTGTGACATGGGAAACCTACCTAATTTTAATTTTCCCTCTTTTTAATAGTTTGAAAGGATGATTGTAATGATAGGTGATGTGTTAAAAAAAACTCGAGCAATCTATGGATACAAAGCAACTGAGATGAGTTCTATGCTTGGAATTTCCAATAGTTACCTGTCAGAGATAGAAAATAACAAAAAGCAGCCGTCATTAGAACTACTTCAAAGATACTCGGAAATTTTAGGTGTTAGACTGTCGTCATTAATATTGCTTTCTGAAAATTTAGAAGATGCGACCAAGCGAAATAAGAGTCAGGAATTTATAAAAAAAATGATGCTTGGGTTAATTAATTCAATGTCAAAAGATAAGGGTGCTTTTGATGAGTCTGAATAAAAAAAGATATGATATTAATCAATGCGCTTTATATAAATGTAAAGGCAAAAACCGTTTAGCATATCTTCTTCACATGAAAAAAGAAGAATTTGATAAACTTGAAAAATTGATAGAGTATTACTCATTTACTACAGATAAAAATGATGGAGATAAAAGACTTATAACCGCTCCTAAAAATAACTTAAAACGGATTCAAAAACGAATATTAAAATTAATTACATTTGTCAAGAGACCCGCCTGGCTTATTTCAGGTGAACGGGGAAAAAGTTATATTGACAATGGGAAATTTCATCAGCAATCACACTATCTTTTAACAATGGATATTAAGAAATTCTACGAAAATTGTAAGAGAGAACTTGTGTACAGATTCTTTAGATATACATTGTGTATGTCTGGTGATATTGCTCATATTCTAACTAATATAGTTACACTTGAGCAAAAAATACCGACAGGATGTCCAACTAGTCAATTAATAGCGTATTACGCATATCAAGAAATGTTTGAGAATATAAATGAAATTGCTAATAAATATAATTGCTTTTTTACATTGTACGTCGATGATATGACTTTTTCTAGTAAAGAGCCATTTAATCCTAACAAACTTAAAAATGAAATTGATATTGAACTGAGAAAATATGGTCATAAGCCGAAATATAGTAAAGTCCAATATTATTCAAGAAAAAGCAATAAGCTGGTTACTGGCGTTGTTATTTCAAAAGACCATAAGCTTTTGGTAGCTAACAAATTACAGAAGAAGATATATGATAATGCCATGCAATTGAAGAAAGTAAATGGTAATAATAAAGATGCTAAGATAGCGTATCAATTAGAAAGGGATCTTCGTTCATTAAAAGGACAATTACAGGCTGCAAAGAATGTTAATACAAGAATATTCCCAGAAATAAACCGCTTGGTAGAAAATACTATAGTTGATTTGTCGAAATCCAAATAGTATACATATTATCCTACAAAAAGGTTGAGGCAAAGTGGAATAATGGGACTTAACTTTTCAAAGTGAGTTTCATTATAATTTAGACATAGAGTATTAATGAAAATTTACCAATCCGTGAATAAAAGGTAGGGTGTAAAAATTAATGATTTTTATTATACACATATTGGAAAAAGGAAAGTTGGAGGAGGAAAGTATCGAACCTCCTCTTTTTAGCATTTTTAGTGTAAATGGTTATACTTAAAGGGTATTTATTATTGTGAAGCCAATTTTAATATCTTTTGAATCTCTAGCAGTAGAGGAAAAGAATTTATTGTCACCAGTTGATAAAGAAGTCATGTTGCAAGAATTGGCTACTCAACTAAACAACTTTATACGATTTATAGACCACAGAAATCATAGGATTTCTTGGATTTTATTGGCAAATGATGAACCTTAGAGTAAACTCACATCTTTAGTATGAAATGTCAAAGGTGGTGGCTATCATGCTTACAATAGAAGAATATATTGCCCGGAGAAAAAGGGAAGACCATTTAAATGAATTCAGTATAGATGATCGAGCAGTAAATATGAAAAAGTGTGTCGATTACATATTTGAGTATTTTAATCAATACTTAGATATTACAAAAATCAGTCACCAGACTGTTCTAAACAATGAGAGACTTGGGAAATACCAGAAATCATTATCTCAATATGAACCAGAAATCCAAGAATGGTTAATCGGTATCTATGATCAATACGAAAAAAAACTTAATCGTTCAATCATAAACATTCTTAAAAAGGATGAACTTTTCTATCTATACAATTCTGAGATTGAATTTAGAAGCTTATCTTATCAATGCTATGCTCAACTTATAAAGAAGAACCCTTTTTTGCAGGAACAGATCGAACAGTTGTTTATGTTTATAAAAGATCATCATCAAATCAACAGTAAGTTAACTAATTATATCAGTAACATTTTCATTTCAGATGAAATAAATGAATGGATAGAAAAAACATGGATCAAGTATGGAGTGAATATAATGTTGTTTGCTTCAAATTGGGTTGATCGTTTTTTCAACAATGAAGATCAATGGCCAGCTAAACACAGAATCAAAAGTAACAATACCTGGCTTAGATATGACTACGACCATAAGCAGAAAAACAACCTATTTAACATAAATTCACTATACAATAGGATATCTGGGAAACCATTCATTAAGGGAAAAAAGCAATATCTTGAAGTCTTAATGATGTATTTCTGGCTACACGAAATAGTGGGAGATGAGGAAAATTACTGGCAAGAGTATATGGACAAATGTTTTAACAACTAGATTTCTTAATAAATCCCTACTACTTGTCTAAATAAGGTTTATACTTTTGTTTCACCTCACTACTTATTTTCATTTCAAATATAAATTTGGATATTCTCAAATAGGTTAATTAGCTGACCATCTCTTATTTTTTGCAAAATCTTTCTTCAGAAGGTTCGAACAGATTAAGAATAAATAATAGGTAAGTTCCTATACAAAAACTACAGTTGGATCAAAGTATATTATATTATTCAATTGTAACTTTAAATTTAGAGGAGCAGTGATGATGTGGGAGGAAATTTTCACCTTAGTTAAAGAGAATCCGGCATGGTCTTTATTATTTACTTTTTTAGGCTCGTTTACAGTATGGCTTTACAAAGAGTTTAATGTAATGATTACAGCAGATGACAAGAACAAGCTATCTCTCATACAAAAGAAAATGGATCTATATGGGAAGTTGGAAGCTGTGACTGCGAATGTAATCAACCAAAAAGATGACATTAAAGCTTTACAAAATCTGTATAACAAATTAGGAGAATCTAGTTCATATTTTACGGAAGATATCCGAAAAATTATAAGGGATTTTTATAAAAGAGGAGATACTTCATTACTTCCAACACTGATGGCTTATTTTGAAATGGAAATAACAAAACTAGCTAAAAACAAATCCATTCTAGAAAGTTTGGATATACCTACCAATACTATTGAATACATTCTCCGGTTATTCAGACCATTAAAACCAATCATAGTGATTTTCTTAATATTACTTGCGATTGCATTATATATTTTACTGGTACTGCAACACAACAATGTATGGAGTAAAACTTTCTTAACAGTCATTTTTATCTCGTCTGTTTTTAGTATAATGGTTCTCTCTGCTATATTATCTTTGTGGTTAGACAAAAAATTACCCAGACAAGGAAAATACAACTCGCTGTTGAATGCTTGTATGATATTTTCTCCCATCCTATCATTTTGGGATGTAAGACTTTCTATTATAGTTCTTATCGTTCAAATTGTTTCATTAATTATGTATGGACAAAATAAGAATTCTAATAAACTAATTATATAAAAACCTATCTTAGAAATATAATCGAAATAGCGGATTATAGTTGAAGTCGTTACCCATGTGCTTTTTATAACACTGATAAAACTTCCTTGACAAAATGTATCTGAACAAAACAAGGAGTATATCACGGAGGTATAACCCTTTGAAGTTAACTGGCATGAAAGAACTATATGCTGATATGAAAACTAAATATATTAAAAGATATAAGTTTGCTTTTGTTTATAAAAATGTTATTTTTGATGTGTTCTTTTTTATCGATGAAGTACCTTTTAAGTTAATTTTTGGGGTAAAAACTCATAACTTTTACTTTGAGATGGATGTTAATAATGGATTTATCATAAATACAAACATTGGAAGTAAGTACATACGATTATGCAATATACTGGGTTTAAAATATGATCCTAAAAACCCATTCAAAACCTTCTATTTATTCACAGAATTCAATAAAAAAATCCCTAAGCAGGCCGATATAAAAAATACTCCTATCCCATCAGATATTGCATATTATCGAAGAGACGTAGAAGAATCCGAGAAAATCTACTTTATGGGCTGGAAAGACAATGAAAAGCGTAAGGAGAAAGTCAGTCCCGAAAATCTTAATAAAACAAGACTAATTTTGGGATATGACGCATATCAAATTTGTAAAAAGAAAAATACTAGTAGTCGATGGACACATGATAAGGATTTGGCTCAAAACTTTCAGTTACCTGATTAAGTAGTTTATAAACTAACTTAAAAAGGGAATTTGATGTCTAAAAAATAGACTTGGTGTAATACAGAAAAGAAGTTATAATAACAGAATAAATATTTGAGTGCTTAGTTTCGTTCCTATTGGAATGAGTTATAAAGGACAGAAAAAATCCATTTTTGGATAACGGTTAAGTTTGGCCGTTTTTCTAAAAATGGATTTTTTTCTATCCTTTTTTCATTTTTGAAGGGACTGATAAAAATGAAAAAAGAGTTATAGGGGGAGCAGCGTTTATCTTTTGGACACTATTGGATTTGTGTGAGAAGTATGTAAACTGGGTATCTTCACCCATAAAGATCTCTTCATTAGTACGAAATGTAAATCATCATCTTTTTAAGTTTTTATATGTTATTTTCTTGCGATCCATTCACATGGGCAAACCGTAATGTAACTGAATCAAAATACTAGTCTGAATTTGTTACTACTTTTTATCACAAGAACAATTTCTGGACTCTATTGCAACATAAAAAGCTGATATATAGGGAGAGAATTATGAGAGAACGATTGTCAGT
The nucleotide sequence above comes from Brevibacillus laterosporus LMG 15441. Encoded proteins:
- a CDS encoding helix-turn-helix domain-containing protein, with translation MIGDVLKKTRAIYGYKATEMSSMLGISNSYLSEIENNKKQPSLELLQRYSEILGVRLSSLILLSENLEDATKRNKSQEFIKKMMLGLINSMSKDKGAFDESE
- a CDS encoding DUF6037 family protein; the encoded protein is MKLTGMKELYADMKTKYIKRYKFAFVYKNVIFDVFFFIDEVPFKLIFGVKTHNFYFEMDVNNGFIINTNIGSKYIRLCNILGLKYDPKNPFKTFYLFTEFNKKIPKQADIKNTPIPSDIAYYRRDVEESEKIYFMGWKDNEKRKEKVSPENLNKTRLILGYDAYQICKKKNTSSRWTHDKDLAQNFQLPD
- a CDS encoding helix-turn-helix domain-containing protein is translated as MESLTWLDQLEPSNEAEWLVLARKKLGLTQGELSIKTKYSAITISKIENGKSSMTPYFKQQMSVLLKEKEVI
- a CDS encoding reverse transcriptase family protein, encoding MSLNKKRYDINQCALYKCKGKNRLAYLLHMKKEEFDKLEKLIEYYSFTTDKNDGDKRLITAPKNNLKRIQKRILKLITFVKRPAWLISGERGKSYIDNGKFHQQSHYLLTMDIKKFYENCKRELVYRFFRYTLCMSGDIAHILTNIVTLEQKIPTGCPTSQLIAYYAYQEMFENINEIANKYNCFFTLYVDDMTFSSKEPFNPNKLKNEIDIELRKYGHKPKYSKVQYYSRKSNKLVTGVVISKDHKLLVANKLQKKIYDNAMQLKKVNGNNKDAKIAYQLERDLRSLKGQLQAAKNVNTRIFPEINRLVENTIVDLSKSK